In Nitrosopumilus sp., the genomic stretch TCCTGCAAGTGATGCAAGAAAAATTGCTCTGTGGGTATAACTTTTATTTGCTGGACACAAAATTGTTCCAGAAATTTTTGATTTTTCAACTTTACACTTCATGGACTTCTGCCTTTTCGTTATTAATTTTTGAAACTATTATGTTGCCTTCCAACACTGAGAATATTTTTTTTATTGCTACTTCATTTTCTTTTTTAACTACTGCTGCAATAGATGGTCCATTACCTGAAACAGATGCTGCCAGTGCACCTTTTTCAATTAAATCTGTAATTATTTTAGGATTTGAATTTAAAATTGATGCTGTTGCAAGTCCATTAATTGTCATAGATTCCCAGTAGTTTGCCTTTCTTGCTAATTCCCATGCCACTGCAAAAACAGATGATAAAATTTTTAATTTTTTTAAATTTCCTCTTTTTCTATTTTTTGGAATAAATATAACTGCAACTAAATTTGATGGTCCTTTCTCAAAATGAATTCTTTTTTTCTTTGCATTATCTGTTACATTAAATCCTCCATAATAACAAGAACATGCATCATCATATGCTCCTGTAATACTTACTTTGGATTCTATTGATGCATCAACTCCTGCAAGTAGTATTTGTTGATCAGTAAGTTTTGGTTTGAATATTTTTGCACATGCTAGAGCAATTGCCGAAGAAATCGCACTTGAACTTTTAAGACCATATCCAGTTGGAATTTCGGAATCAAGAGTAATCATAATCTTATTTTGCTCTAAATCTTTTTTTGAGACTATCTTTTCAACTGTTTTGTTAATCAGACGAGAACTAAGACTTTGGTTTTCAGATTGAATAACAATTCCCTTACCTTGTGTGCTTTCAACTGTTGCTTCTACTTTTAAGGAAATCCCTAACGTTGCACCTTTTTGATTTGCAATCGCATTTACAAGTGAAATTGCCCCATGGACTGTAGCTTTTGCCTTTGCCATCAAAATCCTCCTAGAAGTGCTCTTTTCATGGCATTATAAGGTGCTTCTATGCCATGCCAAATCTCAAATGCTCTGATTGCCTGACCTAATAACATTTCATAGCCAAAAATTATGATTGCGTTTTTTTCTTTTGCTTTTTTGATAAAATCTGTATTAATTGGCATGTATACTATATCATACACAATTGTCTTCTCGTTAATTCCGTCGAGTGGTATGATGCTTGATTCGTTTTTCAGACCTATTGACGTTGCATTAACTATAATGTCATACTCTTTTCCTATGTTTTTGACTTGCTCAATTTTAATTGCATTGGCATTCAAACCAATTTGTTCTGAAAACTTTACAAGCTTTTCTGCATTTTCTAATGTTCTATTTGTAATTGTAATGCTTTTAGCTTTTTCTTTGGAAAATCCTGCAACAATTGCTCTTGCTGCTCCACCGGCTCCAATAAGAAGAACTTTTTTGTTTATTATATCTAATTTTTTTTTCTTAAATGGATCTAAGAATCCATCCATATCTGTGTTGTATCCTTTAAGAATTCCATCCTTATTTGTAACTGTGTTAACAGCCCCAATCAAACTACAAGATTCATCAGTTTTATCCAAATACTTCATCATCTCTACTTTATGTGGTATGGTGACATTGAATCCATCAATCTTGATTTTTTTTAATCCTTCAATTCCTTCTTCTAATTCTCCCTTTGGAATTCTATATGCAATGTATGACGAATCTAAATTTAATTCTCTAAATGCCGCACTATGAATATTTGGAGATAATGAATGATCAATAGGGTCTCCAATTACTGCAAATGATTTTCCCATTATTGTCTTCAAAGATATGATTGATTTAAACTCTCAACTGCTGTTTTAATTTTTTTTTAAATTTATAATTTTTTTAATTTCATCAACACTAAACTGTCCTGGTGCTACTGCTTTACCTAATGAGACATATGTGTAGGGGCTACCTAAATACAGGCATAAAATTCGTGAAATTCTGCCCAAATCACCCATTGCAAATGCGATTAAATTATTCTTCCCTTTTTTACTGTAAAGTTCTAGCATTCGGGTAGAGTCATCTGTTGATTTTGCAGTAGACACAATTTTGAGATTGGATGAAAACTTGCTCATTTGATTCATTTTATTTTTTAGTTCGATGGTACTTGGTGTTTTCTTAAAATCATGCCAGGATACAAGTAATTTTGTATTTGTATCTTTTAGATATTTTACTAATAATGAGTTCTTTCTTAGAGTGTTAAATTCAATATCTAGCAAGTATGGGGTATATTCTGCGATTAATTTTAAGATTGAAATTCTTTCTTTTTCACTACCTGTGAATTTTCCGCCTTCTGTTTTTGGCCTTAATGTGCATACAATTCTATTTAGATCTTTTTTGATCATATCTATTGTTTCAGGTATTTGTTCTGCCTTTAAAAAATCAAATCTAACTTCAACAAAATCGGATTTTGTTAGCGCAGTCTTTAATGTTTTTTTGATTTTATTTGGTGTTTCCTCTACAATAGACACACATGTTTTGTACTTCATGTTATTTTTCTAGAATGTATTCATCAGACACTTCCATTCCAAAATGTCTGCCAGTTGCTGGCTTTGCATGTACCATAACGGTGTCTCCTTTTTTTAGATGCGTTACAGATACTAGTTGTCCATTTGGTCTTACAAATCTAATTGTTTCAGCATCCTGTGCTATTATGCCGCCTATTTCTCCTCCAACAGAAGCTTTGATCATTAGCATTGGTCTTCTTTCTATTTTTGATCTTCCTACAGTAGCTCTTCTTGCTTTTCCTTTAGAATTGAGAATTAATACTTCAGAACCTGTTTCAACCTCTGAGAGATAGTTGGTTGTTCCATCAGGTGAAAGAGTATAGCAATGAACTGCTCCTGCATTAACTCTAAATGGTCTTGGTGACGTAAATGAAGATCCTACTGATTCATTATGAACTAGAAACAAAAAGTTTGATCTGCTACCAATTAACATACCTTCTCCTTTATGGAGTATTGATGCCGTATCTACACACACGCGCTCTCCGTCTCCTACCTCTTTGATTTCAATAATCTTAGCAGGTTTCATCTCAAAACTTCTAGTTCCAAGATACACCATAGCCTCTCTCACTTCAGTAATTGACGATGTGCTGAAAATTACTCCGTCTACTCCCACTTCTAAGATTGAAAACATTTTTCTCACTTCCTCAGGGGTTCTAGCTATTGCAAAAATTTTGGTGTGTATTTTATGTAGTTTAGCAATAATGTTTTCCAAAGGAATGATTTTCCAATCTTTCACTTCTACAATAACAAAATCTAATCCTTGTTTGGCATTAGATAAGATATTCTCAATATCTAAGTTTGATAATACTTGGAATTTTCTTCCAACCTTCTTACGTTTTGGTTTAACACTACCTTCTTTTTCCAGTACAACATAATTTGATGAATTTGATGGAAAGACTGTTTGAAGTTTAGTTTTTACTTTGGTTAGTTTTTTTGGGTCAAGGTACACCATTTGGATTCCCTCTTCTTCTAATTGAACAATAAATTTGGATAGTTGTGCTTGACTCACTTTAGGTAAAATTATTAATTCTCTTGTTTTACTCAATTTTCTTCAATGCTTCCTTTGCGGTTCCTTTTCTGAAAATTATTTCAGATAATGCTTCTACCATTTTTTCAGGTGTTTTATGTGCAAAGATATTCCTGCCATATGTGACTCCTTTAGCTCCTGCAGTCATGACATCCTCAGTCATTTGAAGAATATCTAAATCTGTTTTTGCTTTTGGTCCGCCTGCAATTACAATTGGGACAGGTGTACTTTTTACAATTTTAGCAAAAGAGTCAATATCTCCTGTGTATAATGTTTTGATAATATCGGCACCACATTCTGCTCCAATTCTTGAAACATGTCCTACAATTTCCGGATCATGTGGATCTTTGATGTTTTCACCTCTTGGATACATCATTGCTAAAAGAGGCATTCCCCATTTGTGGCATTGATCTGCAGTCATCCCAAGTTGTTCTAACATCTCAGGTTCTTCCTTACCCCCAATGTTGATGTGGAGTGAAATTCCATCTGCACCCATTGCAACTGCTTCTTTAACAGTGCCTGTTAGCATTTTTCTATTAGGTGATAGTGATAATGATGTACTACTTGAAAGATGAACTAGAATTCCAATTTTAGTTGGTCTAGATAATGCTTTGAGTATTCCTTTATTGATTATAACACTTGTTAAACCACGACCTTCACATTTGTAAATAGTCGATGTTGGATCTTCAAGTCCTTTGATTGGGCCATTTGAAATTCCATGATCCATTGGGATACACAGCATTCTTCCTTTCCTGAGAATTCGATTAAGTCGGATTTGGTTACCAGATACCATGGATTGTCTGGATTTTGCGCCCTACTTAAAAATAACGTGCTCTGAGGTTAGACCTATTAAAGTTCAAACACATCAATCACAATCAAAAATCACGTATTCTCGCTTAAAATAATTCATTTAGATTTTTGTATGACTGTATTTTTCCTTTCATAAAGATAGTTTGATATTTAGGTATGCACTCCATTTTGAGATATATGGCAACCAAATCTAAAACCAAATCTACCACCAAATCTAAACCAAAGGCCAAGAAACCAAAAGCTAGTAAAAAAGTAAAAGCCAAGACTGAGTCCTATGACGATCTGTACAAAAAAATTACTGATCTGGAATCAAAAATCAATGATATTGAAAAAACAATGCCTTGATTATTCTTTGTACGTACACTTCAATTAGATCGGCAAAGTCTTGATTATCTGATGATGATGTATTTAGATCATGATTTATCAATAATGTTAGATTCATTTGGACACAGATGATTTCAACTCACAAAAAATATCTAATACCTAACAAGAGGCACAAAAGCTGCTGAAGAAGTTTAGCAAAAAAACCAACATAAAAACTAGCAGGAAACAAACCTAAACAAAAGTTCATTTGCTTGAAATCTAATCTGATTCGATATTCAATGAAATTAAAAATCATATCTGAAAAACGTTGATCTAACATCGATTTAGGGGGAGAGGCGTTCTAAAATTATCTTAGTCATAGGTCTAAATCATAAGAATACATCTAAACAGATCTTATTTCTATCTATTTTGCGATTTTTTTGTACTTCCTCTTTGTCGCCGAATCGATTCTACTAAAATGTCTTCCATTAGTGACAAATACAATTCGTTTGGCTTGCAGGTTTGATTATGAGATAATAGTTTCTCACAATATTTCCTTTCCTCTAGGGTCAATTGTGAAGAACAAGAATAATTTTTCTCAATTGCCAAATCATACAAAAACAGATAATATTCTTTTATGACCTCTTTGTCTCTCAAATCTTGCATGATCATTTTGTATCATGATATTATCACATGCAAACTATTTGGATTCTACCACACCTTTTCATCTGTCAAAGTTCATGATTTGAATTTTTTAACAATTTTGGTTCAATTTTTGAACACTTGGTAGTATCTTTACACATAGTAATCCCATGACATGACAATGACAGAACCACTCACGCAGCAAAATAAAGAAATACTCATAGATGCAGTGGATAAACAGATCCTAAACCTGCTAATTGCAAACGCAAGAGACTCTACTAGAACAATTGTAAAAAAACTTGCAGGAATGGGGACAAAAATGTCTGAGCGTGGAATAGGTAAAAGA encodes the following:
- a CDS encoding shikimate kinase, with amino-acid sequence MAKAKATVHGAISLVNAIANQKGATLGISLKVEATVESTQGKGIVIQSENQSLSSRLINKTVEKIVSKKDLEQNKIMITLDSEIPTGYGLKSSSAISSAIALACAKIFKPKLTDQQILLAGVDASIESKVSITGAYDDACSCYYGGFNVTDNAKKKRIHFEKGPSNLVAVIFIPKNRKRGNLKKLKILSSVFAVAWELARKANYWESMTINGLATASILNSNPKIITDLIEKGALAASVSGNGPSIAAVVKKENEVAIKKIFSVLEGNIIVSKINNEKAEVHEV
- the aroE gene encoding shikimate dehydrogenase; the encoded protein is MGKSFAVIGDPIDHSLSPNIHSAAFRELNLDSSYIAYRIPKGELEEGIEGLKKIKIDGFNVTIPHKVEMMKYLDKTDESCSLIGAVNTVTNKDGILKGYNTDMDGFLDPFKKKKLDIINKKVLLIGAGGAARAIVAGFSKEKAKSITITNRTLENAEKLVKFSEQIGLNANAIKIEQVKNIGKEYDIIVNATSIGLKNESSIIPLDGINEKTIVYDIVYMPINTDFIKKAKEKNAIIIFGYEMLLGQAIRAFEIWHGIEAPYNAMKRALLGGF
- the aroD gene encoding type I 3-dehydroquinate dehydratase codes for the protein MKYKTCVSIVEETPNKIKKTLKTALTKSDFVEVRFDFLKAEQIPETIDMIKKDLNRIVCTLRPKTEGGKFTGSEKERISILKLIAEYTPYLLDIEFNTLRKNSLLVKYLKDTNTKLLVSWHDFKKTPSTIELKNKMNQMSKFSSNLKIVSTAKSTDDSTRMLELYSKKGKNNLIAFAMGDLGRISRILCLYLGSPYTYVSLGKAVAPGQFSVDEIKKIINLKKN
- a CDS encoding 3-dehydroquinate synthase II, translating into MSKTRELIILPKVSQAQLSKFIVQLEEEGIQMVYLDPKKLTKVKTKLQTVFPSNSSNYVVLEKEGSVKPKRKKVGRKFQVLSNLDIENILSNAKQGLDFVIVEVKDWKIIPLENIIAKLHKIHTKIFAIARTPEEVRKMFSILEVGVDGVIFSTSSITEVREAMVYLGTRSFEMKPAKIIEIKEVGDGERVCVDTASILHKGEGMLIGSRSNFLFLVHNESVGSSFTSPRPFRVNAGAVHCYTLSPDGTTNYLSEVETGSEVLILNSKGKARRATVGRSKIERRPMLMIKASVGGEIGGIIAQDAETIRFVRPNGQLVSVTHLKKGDTVMVHAKPATGRHFGMEVSDEYILEK
- a CDS encoding 2-amino-3,7-dideoxy-D-threo-hept-6-ulosonate synthase, with protein sequence MVSGNQIRLNRILRKGRMLCIPMDHGISNGPIKGLEDPTSTIYKCEGRGLTSVIINKGILKALSRPTKIGILVHLSSSTSLSLSPNRKMLTGTVKEAVAMGADGISLHINIGGKEEPEMLEQLGMTADQCHKWGMPLLAMMYPRGENIKDPHDPEIVGHVSRIGAECGADIIKTLYTGDIDSFAKIVKSTPVPIVIAGGPKAKTDLDILQMTEDVMTAGAKGVTYGRNIFAHKTPEKMVEALSEIIFRKGTAKEALKKIE